A genomic region of Exiguobacterium sp. Helios contains the following coding sequences:
- the purS gene encoding phosphoribosylformylglycinamidine synthase subunit PurS codes for MKKVTVAVALRESILDPQGVAVKGGLVQLGFGGVEEVRIGKRIELLVADETTDAMIHEMCQKLLVNTVMEDYRFDVEEVTTA; via the coding sequence ATGAAAAAGGTTACAGTAGCGGTCGCATTACGGGAAAGTATTTTAGATCCACAAGGTGTTGCGGTTAAAGGCGGTCTTGTTCAGCTTGGTTTTGGGGGTGTCGAAGAAGTGCGGATCGGTAAACGGATCGAGTTGCTCGTTGCGGATGAAACGACAGACGCGATGATTCATGAGATGTGTCAGAAGCTGCTCGTTAATACTGTGATGGAGGATTATCGTTTTGATGTAGAAGAGGTGACGACCGCATGA
- the purQ gene encoding phosphoribosylformylglycinamidine synthase subunit PurQ, giving the protein MKFAVIVFPGSNCDLDMYHAVKDALGEEAEYVFHTETSLEGYDGVLLPGGFSYGDYLRCGAIAQFSPIMEEVKRFSAEGKTVLGVCNGFQILVEAGLLPGVLHRNTGLKFMCRTVELKVENNETRFTSDYAAQETITIPIAHGEGNYYCDDATYAMLQTNRQIAFTYTNNPNGSRGDIAGITNKAGNVLGMMPHPERAVELLTGGTDGLKLFTSLVKQGAHHVKTTV; this is encoded by the coding sequence ATGAAGTTTGCCGTTATCGTTTTTCCCGGATCTAACTGTGATCTAGATATGTATCATGCTGTGAAAGATGCGCTTGGTGAAGAAGCGGAATACGTCTTCCATACGGAAACGTCTCTCGAAGGATATGACGGCGTCTTGTTGCCGGGCGGCTTTTCTTACGGGGACTATCTCCGGTGTGGAGCGATTGCTCAATTCTCACCGATCATGGAAGAGGTAAAACGCTTTTCGGCAGAAGGCAAAACGGTTCTCGGCGTCTGCAACGGGTTCCAGATTCTTGTTGAAGCCGGACTTCTCCCGGGTGTCTTACACCGCAACACGGGACTGAAGTTCATGTGCCGCACGGTTGAACTGAAAGTCGAAAACAACGAGACACGCTTTACATCAGACTATGCTGCGCAGGAAACGATAACGATTCCCATCGCACACGGAGAAGGCAACTACTACTGTGATGACGCCACATACGCGATGCTACAGACGAACCGTCAAATTGCCTTTACGTATACGAATAACCCGAACGGATCACGCGGCGACATCGCCGGCATCACGAACAAAGCCGGGAACGTCCTCGGCATGATGCCGCACCCAGAACGGGCAGTCGAGCTGCTGACCGGCGGAACGGATGGACTTAAGTTATTCACTTCACTCGTCAAACAGGGGGCACACCATGTTAAAACAACAGTCTGA
- the purK gene encoding 5-(carboxyamino)imidazole ribonucleotide synthase: MKRVGILGGGQLGRMMALSARQMGYSLITLDPTENAPCAQVVDQQIQAPFTDVEAAKRLAAESDVVTYEFENISHEVAEAIGYKLIHGTELLFRTQHRIREKELIEQLGYKVAPYQGVQTSEDLLGAKRQLGLPFVLKTARFGYDGKGQTVIRTELDLQTAMKTFEATEYVAEKWLPFDQEISVIVTRSERETKVFPVSENIHQDNILHLSIVPARIPIDLEQKAIELATRLANDVDLIGTLAIELFVVGSELIVNELAPRPHNSGHYSIDACETSQFEQHIRAICGLPLGDTRLTTPVVMANILGQHITALDEALPMLSSRTKVHLYGKQDAKQGRKMGHLNILADSVEEALAEVERLQIWKETVR; encoded by the coding sequence ATGAAACGGGTTGGTATCTTAGGTGGAGGTCAATTAGGTCGGATGATGGCTTTATCTGCACGCCAAATGGGCTATTCGCTCATCACACTTGATCCAACTGAAAACGCACCGTGTGCGCAAGTAGTGGATCAACAGATTCAAGCACCGTTCACGGATGTCGAGGCCGCAAAGCGACTTGCTGCTGAATCAGACGTCGTGACCTATGAGTTTGAGAATATCTCACACGAAGTAGCGGAAGCAATCGGTTATAAACTGATTCACGGGACAGAGCTTTTGTTTCGGACCCAACACCGGATTCGGGAGAAAGAACTGATTGAACAGCTTGGTTACAAGGTGGCACCGTATCAGGGAGTTCAGACAAGTGAAGATCTCCTTGGAGCCAAACGGCAGTTAGGTCTCCCATTCGTCTTGAAAACAGCCCGCTTTGGTTACGACGGGAAAGGCCAGACGGTCATTCGGACAGAGCTGGATTTACAAACAGCGATGAAGACCTTTGAAGCAACCGAATATGTTGCTGAAAAATGGTTACCGTTTGATCAGGAGATTTCCGTCATCGTCACGCGAAGCGAGCGGGAAACGAAGGTCTTCCCGGTCAGTGAAAATATCCATCAAGACAACATTCTGCATCTGTCAATCGTTCCCGCCCGCATCCCAATCGACTTGGAACAAAAAGCGATTGAACTGGCGACACGTCTCGCAAACGATGTCGATTTGATTGGCACACTGGCAATCGAACTGTTCGTCGTCGGCTCCGAACTGATCGTCAACGAACTGGCGCCGCGCCCGCACAACTCGGGTCATTATTCGATTGATGCGTGCGAGACGTCACAGTTCGAGCAGCACATCCGCGCTATCTGCGGACTGCCGCTTGGCGACACCCGCTTGACGACACCGGTCGTCATGGCGAACATCCTAGGTCAGCATATCACGGCATTAGACGAGGCATTACCGATGTTATCCTCGCGGACGAAAGTCCATTTATACGGAAAACAGGACGCAAAACAGGGGCGGAAGATGGGGCATCTGAACATCTTGGCTGATTCGGTCGAAGAAGCGTTAGCCGAAGTTGAGCGCCTGCAGATATGGAAGGAGACGGTTAGATGA
- the purB gene encoding adenylosuccinate lyase has translation MIERYTRPEMKAIWTEQNKFEAWLKVEILACEAWSELGVIPKEDVQLLWKKASFDVNRINEIEQETRHDVIAFTRAVSETLGEERKWVHYGLTSTDVVDTALSYLLKQANDILAADLDRFIEILKVKANEHKYTVMMGRTHGVHAEPTTFGLKLALWYEEMKRNKVRFEAARETVEYGKMSGAVGTFANIDPFIEKYVCEKLGTKPAPVSTQTLQRDRHAHYMSTIALIATSIEKMATEIRGLQKTETREVEEFFAKGQKGSSAMPHKRNPIGSENMTGLARVIRGHMVTAYENVSLWHERDISHSSAERIILPDATGLLNYMLNRFGNIIKNLTVFPENMKRNMDRTFGVIFSGHVLLALIEKGWSREAAYDFVQPRAMQAWEEQIMFRDVLWQEADIQELFTEEELDACFDPTYHTSRVDEIFGRCGLN, from the coding sequence ATGATCGAACGCTATACACGTCCTGAAATGAAAGCGATCTGGACAGAACAGAACAAATTCGAAGCCTGGTTGAAAGTTGAGATTTTAGCATGTGAAGCCTGGAGTGAGCTTGGCGTGATTCCAAAAGAAGATGTCCAGTTGCTCTGGAAAAAAGCTTCCTTTGATGTCAACCGCATCAATGAGATTGAACAGGAGACACGACACGACGTCATCGCCTTCACACGTGCCGTATCGGAGACACTTGGCGAAGAACGCAAATGGGTTCATTACGGACTGACGTCAACGGACGTCGTTGATACGGCGTTATCGTATCTGTTGAAACAAGCCAATGATATCTTGGCGGCCGATCTCGATCGTTTCATCGAGATTTTAAAAGTCAAAGCCAACGAACATAAATATACGGTCATGATGGGACGTACACACGGCGTACACGCCGAGCCGACGACGTTTGGTCTGAAGCTGGCCCTTTGGTACGAAGAAATGAAACGCAATAAAGTCCGGTTCGAGGCAGCACGGGAAACAGTCGAATACGGCAAGATGTCGGGAGCGGTCGGAACGTTTGCCAACATCGACCCGTTCATCGAAAAATATGTCTGTGAGAAGCTTGGTACGAAACCGGCACCGGTCTCGACGCAAACCCTGCAACGTGATCGTCATGCCCATTACATGTCGACGATTGCCTTAATCGCGACATCGATTGAAAAGATGGCGACGGAAATTCGTGGTCTGCAAAAAACGGAGACCCGTGAAGTCGAAGAATTCTTCGCTAAAGGTCAAAAAGGATCATCGGCGATGCCGCATAAACGGAATCCGATCGGTTCGGAGAACATGACCGGTCTTGCCCGGGTCATCCGCGGGCATATGGTGACAGCGTACGAAAACGTATCGCTGTGGCATGAACGCGATATCTCCCACTCGTCTGCGGAACGGATCATTTTGCCGGATGCGACGGGATTACTCAACTACATGCTGAACCGGTTCGGTAACATCATTAAAAATCTGACGGTCTTCCCGGAAAATATGAAACGCAACATGGACCGGACGTTTGGTGTCATCTTCTCCGGTCACGTCTTACTCGCCTTGATTGAAAAAGGTTGGTCACGTGAAGCGGCGTACGACTTCGTCCAACCGCGGGCGATGCAAGCATGGGAAGAACAAATCATGTTCCGCGATGTCTTATGGCAGGAAGCGGATATTCAAGAACTCTTTACAGAAGAAGAACTCGATGCTTGTTTTGATCCGACGTATCATACGAGCCGGGTCGATGAAATCTTTGGACGGTGTGGCTTGAACTAA
- the purC gene encoding phosphoribosylaminoimidazolesuccinocarboxamide synthase, giving the protein MQPLYEGKAKRLYTTQDQDVLRIVYKDEATAFNGEKKAEFAGKGELNNRLTSHFFEVLAAAGIPTHFIERTSEREQLVRRVTIIPLEVVVRNVVAGSLSKRLGIEEGTVLETPIVEFYYKDDSLGDPLVTPAHINLLKIATTEELSLLEQEANRVNDVLRPYFDEKGITLIDFKLEYGKTPAGKILLADEISPDTCRLWDKETGEHLDKDVFRRNIGSLIDTYQTLFNRLGGNGQ; this is encoded by the coding sequence ATGCAACCACTTTATGAAGGAAAAGCAAAACGATTATACACGACGCAGGATCAGGATGTGCTCCGCATCGTCTACAAAGACGAAGCTACGGCATTTAATGGAGAGAAGAAGGCAGAGTTTGCCGGTAAGGGAGAACTGAACAACCGCTTAACGAGCCACTTTTTTGAGGTCCTCGCAGCGGCAGGAATTCCGACACACTTCATTGAACGGACATCGGAGCGCGAACAGCTCGTACGTCGTGTCACGATCATTCCACTGGAAGTCGTCGTTCGAAACGTCGTCGCCGGCAGCCTGAGTAAACGGCTGGGCATCGAAGAAGGAACGGTTCTCGAAACACCGATCGTCGAGTTTTATTATAAAGATGACAGCTTAGGCGATCCGCTTGTCACACCGGCACACATCAATTTACTGAAGATTGCGACTACGGAGGAGCTTTCCTTGCTTGAACAGGAAGCCAACCGTGTCAACGATGTCTTACGTCCTTACTTTGATGAAAAAGGAATCACATTGATTGATTTTAAACTCGAATACGGTAAAACACCGGCTGGCAAGATTTTACTCGCAGACGAGATCTCACCGGATACATGCCGGTTATGGGATAAGGAAACAGGCGAACATCTCGATAAAGATGTCTTTCGCCGTAATATCGGATCACTCATCGACACGTACCAAACACTATTCAATCGCCTAGGGGGAAACGGACAATGA